A genomic stretch from Setaria italica strain Yugu1 chromosome VII, Setaria_italica_v2.0, whole genome shotgun sequence includes:
- the LOC101783181 gene encoding uncharacterized protein At1g04910 isoform X1: protein MLLKSKFKLATAIGIMLSMLSLLVHLFLANYSAGGITKGSMRMDDVLPFGPRPRPRRLWGPLSKLDHLHPFAKPIKPYAAPSKHNGFIYAKIYGGFEKIQSSICDLVAVARLLNATLVIPEIQATTRAKGISPKFKSFSYLYDEDHFVDALSNDVAIVRGLPKDLREARKKIKFPTVSPRNSATPEYYITEVLPRLVKSKVIGIIVNGGNCLKSILPASLEEFQRLRCRVAFHALRLRPQIQALGSQIVGRLRASGRPYLAYHPGLLRDTLAFHGCAELFQDIHTELIQYRRNQMIKRGTVKEPLTVDSVSRKMAGLCPLMPEEVGLLLQALGYPPTTIIFLAGSETFGGQRMLIPLRAMFANLVDRTSLCSQKELSDLVGPEDPLASDLPQSPPPKSEKQLIEEWKRAGPRPRPLPPPPARPFYAHEKEGWYGWIGENDTEPDASSIEFRRQAHRLLWDALDYFVSVEADAFFPGFHNDGSGWPDYSSLIMGHRLYQTPSGITYRPDRKIVAALFENVSDHRYHPPRNWTIAAREHLNRSAGVEGVVSSAMLSRPVSFLSHPLPECSCITPKSPAVQPVKDRNGRLLFGGEEECPEWMARHLAMASAKNSEPQNEDYEDELPEDDSSPGTQQESDRSDANKSSEQDEEMDPDD from the exons ATGCTGCTCAAAAGCAAGTTTAAGTTGGCCACAGCCATTGGCATCATGCTGTCAATGCTATCGCTGCTTGTGCACCTTTTTCTTGCAAATTATTCAGCTGGGGGCATTACAAAGGGCAGCATGCGTATGGATGATGTCCTTCCATTTGGACCG AGGCCCCGGCCACGGAGGTTGTGGGGTCCATTGAGCAAACTTGACCACTTGCATCCTTTTGCAAAACCTATCAAACCATATGCTG CTCCCAGTAAGCATAATGGTTTTATTTATGCAAAGATCTATGGTGGCTTTGAGAAGATACAATCTTCA ATCTGTGACCTTGTTGCCGTTGCCAGGCTCTTAAATGCTACCCTGGTTATTCCTGAGATACAAGCAACAACTCGTGCAAAAGGCATCAG TCCAAAGTTCAAAAGCTTTTCTTATCTATATGATGAGGACCATTTTGTAGATGCACTTTCCAATGATGTGGCTATTGTGCGTGGCTTGCCGAAGGATCTCAGAGAGGCTAGAAAAAAGATCAAATTTCCCACAGTATCTCCTAGGAATTCTGCTACCCCAGAATACTACATCACAGAAGTATTACCCAGACTTGTAAAGTCGAAAGTTATTGGGATAATTGTAAATGGAGGTAATTGTCTTAAG TCAATTCTTCCCGCAAGCTTGGAGGAATTTCAGAGGCTTAGATGCAGGGTAGCCTTCCATGCTCTAAGGTTGCGCCCTCAAATTCAGGCTCTTGGGAGCCAAATAGTTGGAAG GTTGCGGGCATCTGGACGTCCTTATCTGGCCTATCACCCAGGATTGCTTAGAGATACTCTAGCTTTTCATGGTTGTGCTGAACTGTTCCAG GATATTCATACAGAGCTGATTCAGTATAGAAGGAATCAGATGATTAAACGAGGAACAGTAAAGGAACCGCTAACAGTTGATTCAGTGTCCAGGAAGATGGCTGGTCTGTGTCCGCTCATGCCCGAAGAG GTTGGACTTCTACTTCAAGCATTAGGTTACCCACCAACTACAATAATATTCTTGGCTGGTTCTGAGACTTTTGGTGGACAGAGAATGCTCATTCCTCTACGAGCTATGTTTGCCAACCTAGTGGATCGAACTTCATTATGTAGTCAGAAGGAGCTGTCTGATTTAGTTGGGCCAGAAGATCCTCTAGCCTCAGATTTGCCGCAGTCCCCACCTCCCAAAAGTGAAAAACAACTCATCGAAGAATGGAAGAGAGCAGGGCCTCGTCCAAGACCGTTGCCTCCACCTCCTGCAAGGCCATTCTATGCCCATGAGAAGGAAGGCTGGTATGGTTGGATTGGTGAGAATGACACAGAACCGGATGCTTCATCGATTGAATTCAGGAGGCAAGCGCACCGGTTGCTCTGGGATGCCCTTGATTATTTTGTATCTGTTGAAGCTGATGCCTTCTTCCCTGGGTTTCACAATGATGGGAGTGGTTGGCCGGACTACTCAAGTTTGATCATGGGGCATCGGTTATACCAAACACCTTCTGGTATAACCTACAGGCCTGACAG AAAGATTGTTGCTGCGCTGTTTGAAAATGTTAGCGATCATCGGTATCATCCACCACGAAATTGGACAATTGCTGCACGTGAGCACCTCAACAGGAGTGCAGGTGTGGAAGGCGTCGTGTCATCAGCTATGTTATCGAGACCTGTATCTTTTCTCTCGCACCCATTGCCAGAGTGCTCTTGCATAACACCAAAATCACCTGCTGTTCAACCAGTGAAAGACAGGAATGGCAGACTCCTATTTGGAGGTGAGGAAGAGTGTCCTGAATGGATGGCGCGCCACCTGGCAATGGCGTCTGCCAAGAATAGTGAACCTCAAAACGAGGACTATGAGGATGAGTTGCCTGAAGATGACTCTAGCCCAGGCACGCAGCAGGAATCTGACAGAAGTGATGCAAATAAATCTTCGGAGCAAGACGAAGAGATGGATCCAGATGATTAG
- the LOC101783181 gene encoding uncharacterized protein LOC101783181 isoform X2 gives MKELVSIKRPRPRRLWGPLSKLDHLHPFAKPIKPYAAPSKHNGFIYAKIYGGFEKIQSSICDLVAVARLLNATLVIPEIQATTRAKGISPKFKSFSYLYDEDHFVDALSNDVAIVRGLPKDLREARKKIKFPTVSPRNSATPEYYITEVLPRLVKSKVIGIIVNGGNCLKSILPASLEEFQRLRCRVAFHALRLRPQIQALGSQIVGRLRASGRPYLAYHPGLLRDTLAFHGCAELFQDIHTELIQYRRNQMIKRGTVKEPLTVDSVSRKMAGLCPLMPEEVGLLLQALGYPPTTIIFLAGSETFGGQRMLIPLRAMFANLVDRTSLCSQKELSDLVGPEDPLASDLPQSPPPKSEKQLIEEWKRAGPRPRPLPPPPARPFYAHEKEGWYGWIGENDTEPDASSIEFRRQAHRLLWDALDYFVSVEADAFFPGFHNDGSGWPDYSSLIMGHRLYQTPSGITYRPDRKIVAALFENVSDHRYHPPRNWTIAAREHLNRSAGVEGVVSSAMLSRPVSFLSHPLPECSCITPKSPAVQPVKDRNGRLLFGGEEECPEWMARHLAMASAKNSEPQNEDYEDELPEDDSSPGTQQESDRSDANKSSEQDEEMDPDD, from the exons ATGAAGGAATTGGTGTCTATCAAG AGGCCCCGGCCACGGAGGTTGTGGGGTCCATTGAGCAAACTTGACCACTTGCATCCTTTTGCAAAACCTATCAAACCATATGCTG CTCCCAGTAAGCATAATGGTTTTATTTATGCAAAGATCTATGGTGGCTTTGAGAAGATACAATCTTCA ATCTGTGACCTTGTTGCCGTTGCCAGGCTCTTAAATGCTACCCTGGTTATTCCTGAGATACAAGCAACAACTCGTGCAAAAGGCATCAG TCCAAAGTTCAAAAGCTTTTCTTATCTATATGATGAGGACCATTTTGTAGATGCACTTTCCAATGATGTGGCTATTGTGCGTGGCTTGCCGAAGGATCTCAGAGAGGCTAGAAAAAAGATCAAATTTCCCACAGTATCTCCTAGGAATTCTGCTACCCCAGAATACTACATCACAGAAGTATTACCCAGACTTGTAAAGTCGAAAGTTATTGGGATAATTGTAAATGGAGGTAATTGTCTTAAG TCAATTCTTCCCGCAAGCTTGGAGGAATTTCAGAGGCTTAGATGCAGGGTAGCCTTCCATGCTCTAAGGTTGCGCCCTCAAATTCAGGCTCTTGGGAGCCAAATAGTTGGAAG GTTGCGGGCATCTGGACGTCCTTATCTGGCCTATCACCCAGGATTGCTTAGAGATACTCTAGCTTTTCATGGTTGTGCTGAACTGTTCCAG GATATTCATACAGAGCTGATTCAGTATAGAAGGAATCAGATGATTAAACGAGGAACAGTAAAGGAACCGCTAACAGTTGATTCAGTGTCCAGGAAGATGGCTGGTCTGTGTCCGCTCATGCCCGAAGAG GTTGGACTTCTACTTCAAGCATTAGGTTACCCACCAACTACAATAATATTCTTGGCTGGTTCTGAGACTTTTGGTGGACAGAGAATGCTCATTCCTCTACGAGCTATGTTTGCCAACCTAGTGGATCGAACTTCATTATGTAGTCAGAAGGAGCTGTCTGATTTAGTTGGGCCAGAAGATCCTCTAGCCTCAGATTTGCCGCAGTCCCCACCTCCCAAAAGTGAAAAACAACTCATCGAAGAATGGAAGAGAGCAGGGCCTCGTCCAAGACCGTTGCCTCCACCTCCTGCAAGGCCATTCTATGCCCATGAGAAGGAAGGCTGGTATGGTTGGATTGGTGAGAATGACACAGAACCGGATGCTTCATCGATTGAATTCAGGAGGCAAGCGCACCGGTTGCTCTGGGATGCCCTTGATTATTTTGTATCTGTTGAAGCTGATGCCTTCTTCCCTGGGTTTCACAATGATGGGAGTGGTTGGCCGGACTACTCAAGTTTGATCATGGGGCATCGGTTATACCAAACACCTTCTGGTATAACCTACAGGCCTGACAG AAAGATTGTTGCTGCGCTGTTTGAAAATGTTAGCGATCATCGGTATCATCCACCACGAAATTGGACAATTGCTGCACGTGAGCACCTCAACAGGAGTGCAGGTGTGGAAGGCGTCGTGTCATCAGCTATGTTATCGAGACCTGTATCTTTTCTCTCGCACCCATTGCCAGAGTGCTCTTGCATAACACCAAAATCACCTGCTGTTCAACCAGTGAAAGACAGGAATGGCAGACTCCTATTTGGAGGTGAGGAAGAGTGTCCTGAATGGATGGCGCGCCACCTGGCAATGGCGTCTGCCAAGAATAGTGAACCTCAAAACGAGGACTATGAGGATGAGTTGCCTGAAGATGACTCTAGCCCAGGCACGCAGCAGGAATCTGACAGAAGTGATGCAAATAAATCTTCGGAGCAAGACGAAGAGATGGATCCAGATGATTAG
- the LOC101783181 gene encoding uncharacterized protein LOC101783181 isoform X4, with translation MLLPVSIMVLFMQRSMVALRRYNLQLLNATLVIPEIQATTRAKGISPKFKSFSYLYDEDHFVDALSNDVAIVRGLPKDLREARKKIKFPTVSPRNSATPEYYITEVLPRLVKSKVIGIIVNGGNCLKSILPASLEEFQRLRCRVAFHALRLRPQIQALGSQIVGRLRASGRPYLAYHPGLLRDTLAFHGCAELFQDIHTELIQYRRNQMIKRGTVKEPLTVDSVSRKMAGLCPLMPEEVGLLLQALGYPPTTIIFLAGSETFGGQRMLIPLRAMFANLVDRTSLCSQKELSDLVGPEDPLASDLPQSPPPKSEKQLIEEWKRAGPRPRPLPPPPARPFYAHEKEGWYGWIGENDTEPDASSIEFRRQAHRLLWDALDYFVSVEADAFFPGFHNDGSGWPDYSSLIMGHRLYQTPSGITYRPDRKIVAALFENVSDHRYHPPRNWTIAAREHLNRSAGVEGVVSSAMLSRPVSFLSHPLPECSCITPKSPAVQPVKDRNGRLLFGGEEECPEWMARHLAMASAKNSEPQNEDYEDELPEDDSSPGTQQESDRSDANKSSEQDEEMDPDD, from the exons ATGCTG CTCCCAGTAAGCATAATGGTTTTATTTATGCAAAGATCTATGGTGGCTTTGAGAAGATACAATCTTCA GCTCTTAAATGCTACCCTGGTTATTCCTGAGATACAAGCAACAACTCGTGCAAAAGGCATCAG TCCAAAGTTCAAAAGCTTTTCTTATCTATATGATGAGGACCATTTTGTAGATGCACTTTCCAATGATGTGGCTATTGTGCGTGGCTTGCCGAAGGATCTCAGAGAGGCTAGAAAAAAGATCAAATTTCCCACAGTATCTCCTAGGAATTCTGCTACCCCAGAATACTACATCACAGAAGTATTACCCAGACTTGTAAAGTCGAAAGTTATTGGGATAATTGTAAATGGAGGTAATTGTCTTAAG TCAATTCTTCCCGCAAGCTTGGAGGAATTTCAGAGGCTTAGATGCAGGGTAGCCTTCCATGCTCTAAGGTTGCGCCCTCAAATTCAGGCTCTTGGGAGCCAAATAGTTGGAAG GTTGCGGGCATCTGGACGTCCTTATCTGGCCTATCACCCAGGATTGCTTAGAGATACTCTAGCTTTTCATGGTTGTGCTGAACTGTTCCAG GATATTCATACAGAGCTGATTCAGTATAGAAGGAATCAGATGATTAAACGAGGAACAGTAAAGGAACCGCTAACAGTTGATTCAGTGTCCAGGAAGATGGCTGGTCTGTGTCCGCTCATGCCCGAAGAG GTTGGACTTCTACTTCAAGCATTAGGTTACCCACCAACTACAATAATATTCTTGGCTGGTTCTGAGACTTTTGGTGGACAGAGAATGCTCATTCCTCTACGAGCTATGTTTGCCAACCTAGTGGATCGAACTTCATTATGTAGTCAGAAGGAGCTGTCTGATTTAGTTGGGCCAGAAGATCCTCTAGCCTCAGATTTGCCGCAGTCCCCACCTCCCAAAAGTGAAAAACAACTCATCGAAGAATGGAAGAGAGCAGGGCCTCGTCCAAGACCGTTGCCTCCACCTCCTGCAAGGCCATTCTATGCCCATGAGAAGGAAGGCTGGTATGGTTGGATTGGTGAGAATGACACAGAACCGGATGCTTCATCGATTGAATTCAGGAGGCAAGCGCACCGGTTGCTCTGGGATGCCCTTGATTATTTTGTATCTGTTGAAGCTGATGCCTTCTTCCCTGGGTTTCACAATGATGGGAGTGGTTGGCCGGACTACTCAAGTTTGATCATGGGGCATCGGTTATACCAAACACCTTCTGGTATAACCTACAGGCCTGACAG AAAGATTGTTGCTGCGCTGTTTGAAAATGTTAGCGATCATCGGTATCATCCACCACGAAATTGGACAATTGCTGCACGTGAGCACCTCAACAGGAGTGCAGGTGTGGAAGGCGTCGTGTCATCAGCTATGTTATCGAGACCTGTATCTTTTCTCTCGCACCCATTGCCAGAGTGCTCTTGCATAACACCAAAATCACCTGCTGTTCAACCAGTGAAAGACAGGAATGGCAGACTCCTATTTGGAGGTGAGGAAGAGTGTCCTGAATGGATGGCGCGCCACCTGGCAATGGCGTCTGCCAAGAATAGTGAACCTCAAAACGAGGACTATGAGGATGAGTTGCCTGAAGATGACTCTAGCCCAGGCACGCAGCAGGAATCTGACAGAAGTGATGCAAATAAATCTTCGGAGCAAGACGAAGAGATGGATCCAGATGATTAG
- the LOC101783181 gene encoding uncharacterized protein LOC101783181 isoform X5 — protein MLPWLFLRYKQQLVQKASDALSNDVAIVRGLPKDLREARKKIKFPTVSPRNSATPEYYITEVLPRLVKSKVIGIIVNGGNCLKSILPASLEEFQRLRCRVAFHALRLRPQIQALGSQIVGRLRASGRPYLAYHPGLLRDTLAFHGCAELFQDIHTELIQYRRNQMIKRGTVKEPLTVDSVSRKMAGLCPLMPEEVGLLLQALGYPPTTIIFLAGSETFGGQRMLIPLRAMFANLVDRTSLCSQKELSDLVGPEDPLASDLPQSPPPKSEKQLIEEWKRAGPRPRPLPPPPARPFYAHEKEGWYGWIGENDTEPDASSIEFRRQAHRLLWDALDYFVSVEADAFFPGFHNDGSGWPDYSSLIMGHRLYQTPSGITYRPDRKIVAALFENVSDHRYHPPRNWTIAAREHLNRSAGVEGVVSSAMLSRPVSFLSHPLPECSCITPKSPAVQPVKDRNGRLLFGGEEECPEWMARHLAMASAKNSEPQNEDYEDELPEDDSSPGTQQESDRSDANKSSEQDEEMDPDD, from the exons ATGCTACCCTGGTTATTCCTGAGATACAAGCAACAACTCGTGCAAAAGGCATCAG ATGCACTTTCCAATGATGTGGCTATTGTGCGTGGCTTGCCGAAGGATCTCAGAGAGGCTAGAAAAAAGATCAAATTTCCCACAGTATCTCCTAGGAATTCTGCTACCCCAGAATACTACATCACAGAAGTATTACCCAGACTTGTAAAGTCGAAAGTTATTGGGATAATTGTAAATGGAGGTAATTGTCTTAAG TCAATTCTTCCCGCAAGCTTGGAGGAATTTCAGAGGCTTAGATGCAGGGTAGCCTTCCATGCTCTAAGGTTGCGCCCTCAAATTCAGGCTCTTGGGAGCCAAATAGTTGGAAG GTTGCGGGCATCTGGACGTCCTTATCTGGCCTATCACCCAGGATTGCTTAGAGATACTCTAGCTTTTCATGGTTGTGCTGAACTGTTCCAG GATATTCATACAGAGCTGATTCAGTATAGAAGGAATCAGATGATTAAACGAGGAACAGTAAAGGAACCGCTAACAGTTGATTCAGTGTCCAGGAAGATGGCTGGTCTGTGTCCGCTCATGCCCGAAGAG GTTGGACTTCTACTTCAAGCATTAGGTTACCCACCAACTACAATAATATTCTTGGCTGGTTCTGAGACTTTTGGTGGACAGAGAATGCTCATTCCTCTACGAGCTATGTTTGCCAACCTAGTGGATCGAACTTCATTATGTAGTCAGAAGGAGCTGTCTGATTTAGTTGGGCCAGAAGATCCTCTAGCCTCAGATTTGCCGCAGTCCCCACCTCCCAAAAGTGAAAAACAACTCATCGAAGAATGGAAGAGAGCAGGGCCTCGTCCAAGACCGTTGCCTCCACCTCCTGCAAGGCCATTCTATGCCCATGAGAAGGAAGGCTGGTATGGTTGGATTGGTGAGAATGACACAGAACCGGATGCTTCATCGATTGAATTCAGGAGGCAAGCGCACCGGTTGCTCTGGGATGCCCTTGATTATTTTGTATCTGTTGAAGCTGATGCCTTCTTCCCTGGGTTTCACAATGATGGGAGTGGTTGGCCGGACTACTCAAGTTTGATCATGGGGCATCGGTTATACCAAACACCTTCTGGTATAACCTACAGGCCTGACAG AAAGATTGTTGCTGCGCTGTTTGAAAATGTTAGCGATCATCGGTATCATCCACCACGAAATTGGACAATTGCTGCACGTGAGCACCTCAACAGGAGTGCAGGTGTGGAAGGCGTCGTGTCATCAGCTATGTTATCGAGACCTGTATCTTTTCTCTCGCACCCATTGCCAGAGTGCTCTTGCATAACACCAAAATCACCTGCTGTTCAACCAGTGAAAGACAGGAATGGCAGACTCCTATTTGGAGGTGAGGAAGAGTGTCCTGAATGGATGGCGCGCCACCTGGCAATGGCGTCTGCCAAGAATAGTGAACCTCAAAACGAGGACTATGAGGATGAGTTGCCTGAAGATGACTCTAGCCCAGGCACGCAGCAGGAATCTGACAGAAGTGATGCAAATAAATCTTCGGAGCAAGACGAAGAGATGGATCCAGATGATTAG
- the LOC101783181 gene encoding uncharacterized protein LOC101783181 isoform X3 — protein MLPWLFLRYKQQLVQKASGCCVLPSSFQILVLFSARPLNIASPLFQPCSPKFKSFSYLYDEDHFVDALSNDVAIVRGLPKDLREARKKIKFPTVSPRNSATPEYYITEVLPRLVKSKVIGIIVNGGNCLKSILPASLEEFQRLRCRVAFHALRLRPQIQALGSQIVGRLRASGRPYLAYHPGLLRDTLAFHGCAELFQDIHTELIQYRRNQMIKRGTVKEPLTVDSVSRKMAGLCPLMPEEVGLLLQALGYPPTTIIFLAGSETFGGQRMLIPLRAMFANLVDRTSLCSQKELSDLVGPEDPLASDLPQSPPPKSEKQLIEEWKRAGPRPRPLPPPPARPFYAHEKEGWYGWIGENDTEPDASSIEFRRQAHRLLWDALDYFVSVEADAFFPGFHNDGSGWPDYSSLIMGHRLYQTPSGITYRPDRKIVAALFENVSDHRYHPPRNWTIAAREHLNRSAGVEGVVSSAMLSRPVSFLSHPLPECSCITPKSPAVQPVKDRNGRLLFGGEEECPEWMARHLAMASAKNSEPQNEDYEDELPEDDSSPGTQQESDRSDANKSSEQDEEMDPDD, from the exons ATGCTACCCTGGTTATTCCTGAGATACAAGCAACAACTCGTGCAAAAGGCATCAGGTTGCTGTGTCCTTCCTTCCTCATTTCAAATTCTTGTCCTGTTTTCTGCTCGACCACTAAATATAGCTTCCCCTCTGTTCCAACCTTGCAGTCCAAAGTTCAAAAGCTTTTCTTATCTATATGATGAGGACCATTTTGTAGATGCACTTTCCAATGATGTGGCTATTGTGCGTGGCTTGCCGAAGGATCTCAGAGAGGCTAGAAAAAAGATCAAATTTCCCACAGTATCTCCTAGGAATTCTGCTACCCCAGAATACTACATCACAGAAGTATTACCCAGACTTGTAAAGTCGAAAGTTATTGGGATAATTGTAAATGGAGGTAATTGTCTTAAG TCAATTCTTCCCGCAAGCTTGGAGGAATTTCAGAGGCTTAGATGCAGGGTAGCCTTCCATGCTCTAAGGTTGCGCCCTCAAATTCAGGCTCTTGGGAGCCAAATAGTTGGAAG GTTGCGGGCATCTGGACGTCCTTATCTGGCCTATCACCCAGGATTGCTTAGAGATACTCTAGCTTTTCATGGTTGTGCTGAACTGTTCCAG GATATTCATACAGAGCTGATTCAGTATAGAAGGAATCAGATGATTAAACGAGGAACAGTAAAGGAACCGCTAACAGTTGATTCAGTGTCCAGGAAGATGGCTGGTCTGTGTCCGCTCATGCCCGAAGAG GTTGGACTTCTACTTCAAGCATTAGGTTACCCACCAACTACAATAATATTCTTGGCTGGTTCTGAGACTTTTGGTGGACAGAGAATGCTCATTCCTCTACGAGCTATGTTTGCCAACCTAGTGGATCGAACTTCATTATGTAGTCAGAAGGAGCTGTCTGATTTAGTTGGGCCAGAAGATCCTCTAGCCTCAGATTTGCCGCAGTCCCCACCTCCCAAAAGTGAAAAACAACTCATCGAAGAATGGAAGAGAGCAGGGCCTCGTCCAAGACCGTTGCCTCCACCTCCTGCAAGGCCATTCTATGCCCATGAGAAGGAAGGCTGGTATGGTTGGATTGGTGAGAATGACACAGAACCGGATGCTTCATCGATTGAATTCAGGAGGCAAGCGCACCGGTTGCTCTGGGATGCCCTTGATTATTTTGTATCTGTTGAAGCTGATGCCTTCTTCCCTGGGTTTCACAATGATGGGAGTGGTTGGCCGGACTACTCAAGTTTGATCATGGGGCATCGGTTATACCAAACACCTTCTGGTATAACCTACAGGCCTGACAG AAAGATTGTTGCTGCGCTGTTTGAAAATGTTAGCGATCATCGGTATCATCCACCACGAAATTGGACAATTGCTGCACGTGAGCACCTCAACAGGAGTGCAGGTGTGGAAGGCGTCGTGTCATCAGCTATGTTATCGAGACCTGTATCTTTTCTCTCGCACCCATTGCCAGAGTGCTCTTGCATAACACCAAAATCACCTGCTGTTCAACCAGTGAAAGACAGGAATGGCAGACTCCTATTTGGAGGTGAGGAAGAGTGTCCTGAATGGATGGCGCGCCACCTGGCAATGGCGTCTGCCAAGAATAGTGAACCTCAAAACGAGGACTATGAGGATGAGTTGCCTGAAGATGACTCTAGCCCAGGCACGCAGCAGGAATCTGACAGAAGTGATGCAAATAAATCTTCGGAGCAAGACGAAGAGATGGATCCAGATGATTAG
- the LOC101782771 gene encoding uncharacterized protein LOC101782771: MAASRAGDPPESSRLRMGDDIAWSEINGVYDRDDSLKENTNPKCLLKNHPHHNNGSSQRFSGNLKPTAAPIIGLSGKLGGARRQHHYPPAIFPKKAKTGGGGRAHKAAVPEPGSPKVSCIGKVLSDRERARLGRPPRTRGSSRAPPGCCGGFGFLMRRSRSRNSAVECVDQSPPPPSSLPPLAEAARRRETKEVEEEDEVPAEAVPGLGGMRRFASGRRAAEWAAEMEDDGRVARSGPL, translated from the coding sequence ATGGCCGCCTCGCGCGCCGGCGACCCGCCGGAGTCCTCGCGCCTCCGCATGGGCGACGACATCGCCTGGTCCGAGATCAACGGCGTCTACGACCGCGACGACTCCCTCAAGGAGAACACCAACCCCAAGTGCCTCCTCAAGAACCACCCCCACCACAACAACGGCTCCTCGCAGCGGTTCTCCGGCAACCTCAAGCCGACGGCCGCGCCCATCATCGGGCTCTCGGGGAagctcggcggcgcgcggcggcagcaCCACTACCCGCCGGCCATCTTCCCCAAGAAGGCcaagaccggcggcggcgggcgcgcgcacAAGGCGGCCGTCCCGGAGCCCGGGTCCCCGAAGGTCTCCTGCATCGGGAAGGTCCTCTCCGACCGCGAGCGCGCGCGCCTCGGCCGCCCGCCGAGGACGCGCGGGAGCtcgagggcgccgccggggtGCTGCGGCGGGTTCGGGTTCTTGATGCGGCGCAGCCGGTCCAGGAACAGCGCCGTGGAGTGCGTCGACcagtccccgccgccgccgtcgtctttGCCGCCTCTGGCtgaggcggcgaggcggagggagacgaaggaggtggaggaggaggacgaggtgccggcggaggcggtgccGGGGCTGGGAGGCATGCGGCGGTTCGCGTcggggaggcgggcggcggagtGGGCGGCGGAGATGGAGGACGACGGACGCGTGGCGAGATCTGGGCCGTTGTAG